From a single Alkalihalophilus pseudofirmus genomic region:
- a CDS encoding EscU/YscU/HrcU family type III secretion system export apparatus switch protein, which yields MIVQKHFNQTKRRIQNGPTAAVIRYDKEDGSAPKVVAQGRGQLANQIIQLAHKNDIHMQEDATLVSNLLDMDLGDNIPPQLYSVMAEILLLIEDMEKNY from the coding sequence ATGATCGTTCAAAAACACTTTAACCAAACGAAGCGGCGGATTCAGAACGGACCAACAGCTGCTGTTATTCGCTATGATAAAGAAGACGGAAGTGCTCCAAAGGTGGTTGCACAAGGGAGGGGGCAGCTTGCGAATCAAATTATTCAGCTAGCCCATAAAAATGACATTCATATGCAAGAAGATGCGACACTCGTTTCGAATTTACTGGACATGGATCTAGGCGATAATATTCCTCCTCAGCTTTATTCAGTTATGGCAGAAATCTTGCTGCTGATTGAAGATATGGAGAAAAACTATTAA
- the fliS gene encoding flagellar export chaperone FliS, with the protein MTTFLTNEALHQKSSQELTALLYEACLMNLEDALGMIDQKEYVEANAKLQKASDIIHRLGAGINYEAGIIADQLEQVYNYAADKIVEANIKKDKAMIEEVIQIIESIMFSWNEAMKSKKDIQPKMMKQKANAYESTAIYQD; encoded by the coding sequence TTGACCACTTTCCTAACAAACGAAGCCCTTCATCAAAAGTCCTCTCAAGAATTGACAGCACTGTTGTATGAGGCTTGTTTAATGAACTTAGAAGATGCACTAGGAATGATTGATCAAAAAGAATATGTAGAAGCGAACGCAAAACTGCAAAAAGCGAGTGATATCATTCATCGCCTAGGTGCTGGTATTAATTATGAAGCAGGGATCATTGCGGATCAGCTTGAGCAAGTATATAACTATGCGGCGGATAAAATTGTCGAAGCAAATATAAAAAAAGATAAAGCGATGATTGAAGAAGTCATTCAAATCATCGAATCGATCATGTTTTCATGGAATGAAGCGATGAAATCGAAAAAAGATATACAGCCGAAAATGATGAAACAAAAGGCGAATGCATACGAGTCAACCGCCATTTACCAAGACTAA
- a CDS encoding flagellin has protein sequence MKINNNIQALNAYRNLYQNQFQTSKNLEKLSSGLRINRAADDAAGLAISEKMRSQIRGLKMAERNAMDGISLMQTSEGAMQEVHTMLQRMRELAVQAANDTNTEYDREQIQKEIDQLKLEIDSISEKTEFNTRKLLNGFSAVLTTYGNDANKINLVGFPKVTNANLKSGDYQVEVTNPTAKYTFTQKSAGLGADEATDVTFTAALGGDQGMLFGEYTIMIREVNTNSKDAKIEILDPNGLSMGNKVVNIGEHDDAGEIDIFGITIDTSKISSAGTVKVKMEVEAEIVLRDNTDSEDPTDIQAARKLVSNNGLFKHGGIEYQFNTNIKDDTLDFNITNNALSFQIGPNTNQNVMIDIPRMDIVTLGIENIDVLSNAGANSAIFQLDQAINKLSDARAKLGAVQNRMEHTINNLQVTHENLTASESRIRDADMALEMTEFTRNNILNQSATAMLAQANQLPQGVLQLLQ, from the coding sequence ATGAAAATTAATAATAATATTCAAGCGCTGAATGCTTATAGAAATCTATATCAAAACCAATTTCAAACGTCAAAAAACTTAGAGAAACTATCATCAGGCCTTCGAATTAACCGTGCTGCAGATGATGCAGCGGGCCTTGCAATCTCTGAAAAAATGCGTTCGCAAATCCGCGGCCTGAAAATGGCTGAACGTAATGCAATGGACGGAATTTCACTAATGCAAACGTCAGAAGGAGCTATGCAGGAAGTACATACGATGCTGCAGCGCATGCGTGAATTAGCTGTCCAAGCAGCCAATGACACAAACACTGAATACGACCGCGAACAAATTCAAAAAGAGATTGACCAGTTGAAGTTGGAGATAGATTCCATTTCAGAGAAGACAGAGTTTAATACGAGGAAGTTGTTGAATGGGTTTAGTGCTGTGTTGACGACTTATGGAAATGATGCGAATAAGATAAATCTAGTAGGCTTTCCTAAGGTGACAAATGCAAATTTGAAATCTGGAGATTATCAAGTTGAAGTTACTAATCCCACTGCTAAATATACTTTTACACAAAAATCAGCTGGGTTAGGTGCTGATGAAGCAACTGATGTAACATTTACAGCAGCCCTTGGTGGGGATCAAGGAATGTTGTTTGGTGAATACACAATTATGATCCGTGAAGTTAACACTAATAGTAAAGATGCTAAGATTGAGATTTTGGATCCTAATGGTTTATCCATGGGAAATAAAGTAGTTAATATTGGTGAACATGATGACGCTGGTGAGATAGATATCTTTGGAATAACTATTGATACTTCTAAAATAAGCTCTGCTGGAACTGTTAAAGTTAAGATGGAAGTAGAAGCTGAAATCGTATTAAGAGATAATACTGATTCTGAAGATCCTACTGATATTCAAGCAGCAAGAAAATTAGTATCAAACAATGGATTATTTAAGCACGGGGGGATTGAGTATCAATTCAATACAAATATTAAAGATGATACCCTTGATTTTAATATCACCAACAACGCTCTTTCCTTCCAAATCGGGCCTAACACGAACCAAAATGTAATGATTGATATCCCTCGTATGGACATTGTTACGTTAGGTATTGAGAATATTGATGTGCTTTCTAATGCGGGTGCTAACTCGGCCATCTTCCAACTCGATCAAGCGATCAACAAGCTTTCTGATGCTCGTGCGAAGCTTGGGGCAGTTCAGAACCGTATGGAGCATACAATCAACAACCTGCAAGTTACTCATGAGAACTTAACAGCTTCTGAGTCTCGTATTCGTGATGCGGATATGGCGCTTGAGATGACGGAATTTACTCGTAACAATATTTTAAATCAATCAGCAACAGCGATGCTTGCGCAAGCGAATCAACTGCCGCAAGGTGTGCTTCAATTATTACAATAA
- a CDS encoding YaaR family protein encodes MDVGRIARTGLGKIEPKKQEPSAKISFQEVMGKQRDEKAYEKLSQLMQKIDDQGKVLAESRTVEELRKYKQLVKEFMEDAVQFGLSLEERRGFNRRGRTKIYKIVQEVDRKLLDLTDAVLEKEKKGLQILDMVGEIKGLLVNIYA; translated from the coding sequence ATGGATGTCGGACGGATTGCTCGTACAGGGCTTGGTAAGATTGAACCGAAAAAACAGGAACCATCAGCTAAAATTTCCTTTCAAGAAGTAATGGGGAAACAGCGTGATGAGAAAGCATACGAGAAGTTATCTCAATTAATGCAGAAAATTGATGATCAAGGAAAAGTTCTTGCTGAATCAAGAACGGTTGAAGAGCTTCGTAAATATAAGCAGCTTGTCAAAGAATTTATGGAAGATGCTGTTCAATTTGGATTAAGCCTTGAAGAGAGAAGGGGCTTTAATCGCAGGGGACGTACGAAGATCTACAAGATTGTACAAGAAGTCGATCGTAAACTGCTGGATTTAACCGATGCAGTACTTGAAAAAGAGAAAAAAGGCTTGCAGATTCTTGATATGGTTGGAGAAATCAAAGGGCTGCTCGTTAATATTTATGCGTAA
- a CDS encoding CPBP family intramembrane glutamic endopeptidase — MNHNILKSTPFGYGLAVIFLAISFYWQPIDFWVLFPLSLFILTIYAFSCIQMDVRAITFNGWLTGILSGILLYLLFAFGKWMIEVTGLPLMEQLHALYTLVQPTAAIHYVWLFLIIIPGEEWFWRGFIVKRFLNRYTPLKAALFGTGLYAFAHVFAGSILLVLAALIAGFIWSYIYVKTRNLWIAIISHLVFDLFLLLLFPLL; from the coding sequence TTGAACCACAACATATTAAAGTCTACACCATTTGGTTATGGATTAGCTGTGATTTTTCTTGCCATTAGTTTTTATTGGCAGCCGATTGATTTTTGGGTTTTGTTCCCGTTATCATTATTTATTTTAACCATCTATGCCTTCTCTTGTATCCAAATGGATGTGAGGGCTATCACCTTTAACGGCTGGCTCACAGGTATACTAAGTGGCATTCTGCTTTATTTATTGTTTGCATTTGGTAAATGGATGATCGAGGTTACCGGCCTGCCTTTAATGGAACAGCTCCATGCACTATATACTCTTGTCCAGCCTACTGCTGCCATTCATTATGTATGGTTATTTTTAATTATTATTCCTGGTGAAGAATGGTTTTGGCGCGGATTTATCGTGAAACGGTTTTTAAACCGATATACTCCCCTGAAAGCTGCACTGTTTGGAACGGGGCTGTATGCATTCGCTCATGTATTTGCAGGAAGCATTTTATTAGTGTTAGCAGCTCTCATAGCTGGTTTTATCTGGTCTTATATCTATGTGAAGACACGAAATCTATGGATCGCGATTATTTCTCACTTGGTATTTGATTTATTCTTATTATTGCTGTTCCCGTTGTTATAA
- a CDS encoding SRPBCC family protein: MDTYIFTYETTVDAPIEEVWSFFHTAENLVKITSFPTITLHSDPETREGNTIRMKMGLGPVKADWHSYIQEVKPHEYFVDVGVKLPYPLKSWRHTHSFVKREDSTVMKDLVEIQSPLPTSILRPALHGMFRGRADAVRRHFNRL, translated from the coding sequence GTGGATACGTATATTTTTACATATGAAACGACAGTTGATGCTCCTATCGAAGAGGTATGGTCTTTTTTTCATACAGCTGAAAATCTAGTTAAAATCACTTCATTTCCAACGATTACATTGCACTCTGATCCAGAAACAAGAGAAGGGAATACAATTCGGATGAAAATGGGGCTCGGACCTGTAAAGGCCGATTGGCATTCATACATTCAAGAAGTGAAGCCTCATGAATATTTCGTAGATGTGGGTGTGAAGCTTCCTTATCCTCTTAAATCATGGCGGCATACACATTCATTTGTAAAAAGAGAGGATTCCACGGTGATGAAGGACTTGGTTGAAATTCAATCACCCTTGCCAACTTCTATCCTAAGACCGGCTCTTCATGGGATGTTCCGCGGGAGAGCAGATGCAGTTCGCCGCCATTTCAATCGGCTGTGA